The genomic interval TTTCGAGTCACAGTACTCGCCTGATCTATGTGCTTCGCCCACCTCCGAAacacagaagaagcaggtcgCCGTTGCAGAGCAGCAACCGCTTAGCCAAAAGGATGGCTGGCAAGGATTTCGGCCCATGTATTTCATCCATTCCTTCCCATCTGATCCAGAAAAGATTGAAATGGGGTTTGACTGCACGAACTATCAACACCAATTCCGCGAGACACTGGGAATGGACCAGCCCCCTCTCCCTCAGAGCCGACATGTCTTCCAAACAATTTTCTTGGATGACCAACAGCAGAGTCTGTGGACATGGAATGATATCGATGTGTCAAAGGTGATAGCTCGGAAATGGTGGCATCAGTTTGGCCATCGGTGGCAACACTACCTACGTGTCGTTCCAGGAATGATGTTGATCAATGGAACTTACCGAACTTTGTACGCTGGAAGTTGGACAATGGTGGTAAGTCCTATCAGATCCAAATTCTAGAAGCTGAGCTAAGACTGCACTGCAGAACATGCATGAAATTGCCTGCATATCTGGAATTGCGGCGGCATATCAATTGGGTGCTGCCTACGAGCCCTTCGACGATTTTGCAGAGGATTTCTTTGCCAAGTACCTGCTAGTGTGCCACGGCACCCGGTACAAGCGAAGAAAATCCAAGGAACACTAATAGAAAGCACAATTCTCCTCCAGGGCTAGTATCGCATAGACCATGTTTTCAATTCAACAACGAGCTTTAATATACATATCGGAAACTCTCGATCTCTCGATCTGTTTTGCTAGACAGCTCGTCGTGCAATTCTTCCGTCCCTGTCAGTTGTAGTGGTGAGCCGTACAatcggtctcggcgtccGTTCTCCCAGATATAGTAGACATATAGGCAGATGAGGAAAAAGATGCCTAAGATGAGACCAGACATGGAAGCTTTGATACCAGTCTGCAGTTCAATCAGCAACTAAAACTTTGGTTTTTAGTAAAAGAAGCACACTCACGGGGTAATGAGGATCCTCAGACGCAAGGAAAAACTGCGGCCCAACAATGTTGCCAACACAATAGGCGATAAACACCAGTGCGCTGACAACACTCTTCTTCGTGAATCCCGCGACGTTGGAGGTGATAAGACTGAGGGCCAGAGGGATGTTCGCAGCAAAGACCGCTCCAAAGCAGAGGCCAGTCATCTTGCCCGCGCGGTTGTCATCATCTAGCTTCCAGATCATAATCATACCCGTCATTGAAACCGCCGTGTTTAGAATCATCATTAGTATTCGCGTGGAGCGGACGAAAGTTGCGACTCCCGAAGTGAGAACGAGGAATACTAGCTGCGCACCTCCGATGGGCATCTGGACTAAGAGCGCGTTGAAGGTagagaagccgaagcccgtgatgatgatggcagcGAAGCTAGTAATGCCACCATTACAAAAGTTCACACATAGCGTATAAAGCACTAGAAACCAAGTCTGAGGATCCTTAAGAGCCATTCGAACTTGGTCCCACTTGAACTTGCCCGCGTCCATAACGCCAGTCTTATTTTCAAGGGTTCGCTGAACTGCAATCGCTTTCTCGGTCTTTCTTAGGAAGACGGCCGTTGCAGGTGAATCTGGCAAGAAGGCAAATAACAATAATGCGTATGCAGCGGTAATAGCACCTAGGATGAGGAATATCAACTGCCAGCTATTGACCCCGTTAGTTTGGATCTTCCCGATCCCGTACGTGATGACGCCACCAATAACGTTGGCAAAGGAGTTCCCAATAAACCACGCGGCTTGTCTCGCCGGCTGCTCTTCTCTCTTATAGAACATTCCCGTGATGAGAGCGAATCCAGGAGCAATAGATGCCTCACCTACTCCTAGGAAGAACCTGGCTGTCATCAGTCCTCCAAATGACTTGCAAGCCGCGTGGCACATCAAAATGCCACCCCAGAGAAAGACAGCAACGGCCAAATATTTGCCTAATGGAAGCCGGACAATGAGGTAGGAGCTAGGCCAGCTCCAGGCGAGATACCCAAAATAAAAGACTGCGGAGGACCATGAATATTGGTCACCACGCAGACCCTGCAGTGGAAATCATTTCATAAGCACCCGCTCATAGACCAGTCTCTAACCCAAGGGCATCATACCAAGTCCTGGCGCATGTTGAATAGTGTTGCTTGGCTTAAGGCTAGCTTGTCCATGTACTGCAACATGTAACAGATCCCCATTAGAGGAATGAGCCTGTGTGCACGAGTCAGAGCCACAGTTTCCCGTGTCCAGAATCGGGCAGAACTTACAAGAGATCGAGTTTGAGTAGCACTTTTCTTCGCAGTTCAGGGGTGGATTCGACCTCGAGGACCTGGCCAAAGTCGACATCCCGTGCCGTAGAGGTCTCCACTCCCAGTTTGCCCACATCAGAGGCCTTCGCCTCGGGGGGTGACTGTTGTTTCTCCATGGTATTTtggaagaaaatagaaaagCGTACGGTCAAGTAAAAATCTTAAGAAAACACGAACCAATTTCCTCAGGGTAGCTACCGAGGAGCGGGGGATTTATGTGTTTAAAGTTGATCTCGTCCATTATATCATTTCTGAGGAAGACCCCGGTCTGTGCCCATAGCGGAATAGTTGCGATAGCCCGCAGATAAGTCGCCTCTCAAGGATAGGCGGGTCCAAATATCGGCAATCAGGAACAATTAGAGACGCCGTCAACTACCGACTACCTTATCCAGAGCTCTCGTTTGCAGCAGGTCCAACTCAATGTTGTTTCTGAATGGAGCGAGATTAGGGCTCAGCGATCGGCAGTCCAGCCAATGCGCGGGGGCCGTCGGCAACCACCCCCAGATTGTTCCTCTCGGCAATCCACCTTGCCTATCAGCACAGACAACGTCCCCGAATGATGAAAGAGGGCCGATTATCATTAGCAACGCCCTCCATCTACCCCACATATGGGATCGTGCGGAGCAAGACCCGTCGAAGATATGATTGACTGCGTCGCGTAGTGATCTGCCGAGGCCCAGTGATAATCAGGCATGCCCCGGGTTCTTGCCGTTCCGCTATCACAGGCCCCTTCACTTTGTGGACCATCGTCGGCAAACGCCACGCGGACGGGTGAATTTATAGGATTGGATATGATTCATCATACCAATGGATATCGCCGCATGGCATGTCTCGGCGGCCGCGGCAGTGTAGGCCGCCCAGCCCGTCTGAGTCGATTAAATATGGCCCTTCTGCCGCATGAACCACACGCAAGACCTATAGTCGCAACCTCGTTCGCCCTGCGCAGAGTCTCAAGACGATCATGACTATCTCGACGATTGCTCCCCAGGTTGACGACGTCCAAGCTGCCGTAGATGCATCTCTGAAATCACTGCACACATCGCTTCGAGAGCTGAACCGTGAGGTAATTTCTTAATGGCCTcagctttttttttcgtgGCTGACGCATAGCTATGCTCATGTATTAGATATGGTCGAACCCAGAGCTTGCGTACCAGGAACATCGGGCTCACGATACAATCTGCGATTTCCTCGAAGAGCAAGGATTCACGGTGACCCGACATGCATACGGCCTTGACACGTCTTTTGAAGCCTTGAGCGGATCTGGGGGACGGTTGATCAACTTCAACGCCGAATATGACGCCCTTCCAGGAATCGGGCATGCGTGTGGCCATAATCTCATCGCCACTAGCTCCATTGCGGCCTTCCTCGCCTTGTCCTTCACTTTGAAGAAGTATGGCATTCCCGGGCGAACACAACTGCTAGGGACtcccgccgaggagaacgGGGGTGGTAAAGCAAAGCTCATTGACGCGGGGGCTTACAAAGGAGTGGATATCTCTCTTATGGCGTACGTTGTTAGATCGATCGGTTGAAGCCATGGATTCATGATATTCTAACCCTCATGGCAGCCATTCCGGTCCCAAAACACTCTTCCCGGGACAAGAGCCTTCTGATGGCATTGCGGGAACCCTGATGAACGCTCGCAAGCAAATCAATTGCGAATTCACGGGCAAGAATGCTCATGCTGGGGGGAATCCCTGGGAAGGAATTAACGCGCTGGATGCCTTGGTCAGCTCATACAATAACGTCGCGGTGTTGCGGCAGCAGCTCCTGCCGGATCAGCGCATCCACTGCGCTTTCACCGACACCCCCAAAGTGGCGAACGTTATTCCTGCATACACTAAGGCTTACTGGCAGGTCCGGAGCCCGACCCTCAAGGGGCTCAATACCCTGATCACCAAGGTGCGAAACTGCATCGAGGCGGGCGCGCTGGCGACGGGATGCAAGGTCGAGAtttcggaggaagagctcTACACGGACGTTCGGTTGAACGACATGCTCTGCGAGCGGTATCAGATCCACATGGGACGGTATGGACGGAAGGTGCTGAAGCGCCACGAGAAAGTCCTGACTGGATCCTCTGACATCGGTATGAATGAATGAACGAGAGAGAATGATCTGGCTGACTCTTGGATGCTCCAGGAAATGTCAGCTACGTGACCCCGACACTTCACACCATGTTCGGCATTCCCACGTCCGAGAACACCTTCCCCCATCATCCCTCGttcgccgcggccgcggGCACCGATGAGGCGCATGGAGAGGCCATCCTGGTGGGCAAATCACTCGCCCTGATCGGATGGGACATGGTCACGGACGATGCGCTCTTCCAGACCGCTCAGCAGCAGTGGCAGGAGGAGATCGCGCGGGAAGATTGATACGAGGCATACGATAGGAACTCAGTTAGGGTTGTGTAACTAGAGAACTACCTCCAGCGATTACCTGATGTAGAAAGATGGCTGCCCCAGGCATCCTCAACCCCCACATCTTATCGGTCCATGATTCACCTATCTCGGCTTTCCtttcgctctctctctctacctctGCCTCTACCTCTACCTCGGTCACTGCTTTCCTCCGTCATCGCCCCCCTGATGCGCTGAAAAATCTATCCGTGTTGACGAAGTGGTGGGGGAATTGGATCTTCATGTCCGGAAGGAACGCCCCTCGCTCGAAGAAGGGTGAGTGCGAACACCCGGGGAAACCACCAttcccttccccccaaaTGACCCTCCCGCGACCCAACTCCCCGACTGACCCGCCACTCCACCCCCTTCAGGCTGCAGCACCTGCCGCCGACGCAAAGTAAAATGCGACGAAGAACGTCCTGTCTGTCGTCGCTGCCTCAATTTACGTCTCGGCTGTGAGTGGGGAGTGCCCGTGAAGCGTGGCCGGAATGCGCAAATCCGCAATCTCCAACCGGCAGCACCTCGTGCCCCCGATCTCGCAGCATGGCCGTTCGCCGAAACAGACGATTTCGTCCCGGTCGACGTGGGCGATTTCCAGCCGGACGTCTTCTTGAATGGCCTGTCGCCCATTTCCTTTACCGGCTGCACGACTCCTATTGAGATGCAGGTCACCCCCTTCTACCCGCCGGTCGCACCCCCGGCCCAAATACCCCCTCCTCTTTACCCGGCGTTGACGGCGCCCGAGCTCGCTTGCGCCAACTCCCTGACCCTCACCGAACATGACCAGAAATATTTCCAGTACTTTCCATCTTCGTCCATTGTATATTACTACATGAAGGGATGGAATTGGAGCAGTTTTTGCTTTCTATACCAGGGCCCCGCTGCCACCAACAAGGTGATCATGCGGATGATTCTGGCGCTGTCTGCCAGTGACATGCATCGGAGTGGGCTGGTCGTGCGATCGCCGGGACGGCCGACTGCGGATGATCACGGTCGATATCACTACAGCCTGGCCGTCAAAGAATTCCGCCAACTGCTTGAGACGCCGCGGCGACAGGTTTCCttggccgagctggagatgatctttGCGACCATGTTTCTCATGATCACATACGAGTGGCAGTTTGGCCATTCAgtccgccatctccagctTCATCTGCATGGGGTCCGCTCCCTCCTGGAATCACATCCTCAGCTGTTCCACATCAAAGATGTGAATGATGTGTTCTTATCCTCGGAACGCGGCGATCCAGCCGACGGAGCCGTCACCAATGTCTCCTTTATTCCAGAACAGTTCCTTCTCTGGATTCTGTCAGTATATCCCTATAAACTGTTT from Penicillium psychrofluorescens genome assembly, chromosome: 5 carries:
- a CDS encoding uncharacterized protein (ID:PFLUO_007307-T1.cds;~source:funannotate), with protein sequence MSGRNAPRSKKGCSTCRRRKVKCDEERPVCRRCLNLRLGCEWGVPVKRGRNAQIRNLQPAAPRAPDLAAWPFAETDDFVPVDVGDFQPDVFLNGLSPISFTGCTTPIEMQVTPFYPPVAPPAQIPPPLYPALTAPELACANSLTLTEHDQKYFQYFPSSSIVYYYMKGWNWSSFCFLYQGPAATNKVIMRMILALSASDMHRSGLVVRSPGRPTADDHGRYHYSLAVKEFRQLLETPRRQVSLAELEMIFATMFLMITYEWQFGHSVRHLQLHLHGVRSLLESHPQLFHIKDVNDVFLSSERGDPADGAVTNVSFIPEQFLLWILYIDASCRPMGLTESLYDYVMQSGNPALSPDHLHRCARLWGRCFWGEQYPDQEVLDDIENYRALELLHVGFCLRYQTWRALVDAGSDSADTSDSIFREIVASREKYSDLFITAKFAGAVSARRTLNTIYMAVCTFYAQILLHHRLLCVDSGPTSIHRQSTTGIVDIARKQYASDPKLLRRLHWPLLMAVIETDDVDQRTWLRQRLFDLRDFHSEYAWANDVADQILAQQEVSQGRRVNLAEVLLQRLHAQ
- a CDS encoding uncharacterized protein (ID:PFLUO_007306-T1.cds;~source:funannotate); translated protein: MTISTIAPQVDDVQAAVDASLKSLHTSLRELNREIWSNPELAYQEHRAHDTICDFLEEQGFTVTRHAYGLDTSFEALSGSGGRLINFNAEYDALPGIGHACGHNLIATSSIAAFLALSFTLKKYGIPGRTQLLGTPAEENGGGKAKLIDAGAYKGVDISLMAHSGPKTLFPGQEPSDGIAGTLMNARKQINCEFTGKNAHAGGNPWEGINALDALVSSYNNVAVLRQQLLPDQRIHCAFTDTPKVANVIPAYTKAYWQVRSPTLKGLNTLITKVRNCIEAGALATGCKVEISEEELYTDVRLNDMLCERYQIHMGRYGRKVLKRHEKVLTGSSDIGNVSYVTPTLHTMFGIPTSENTFPHHPSFAAAAGTDEAHGEAILVGKSLALIGWDMVTDDALFQTAQQQWQEEIARED
- a CDS encoding uncharacterized protein (ID:PFLUO_007305-T1.cds;~source:funannotate), which gives rise to MEKQQSPPEAKASDVGKLGVETSTARDVDFGQVLEVESTPELRRKVLLKLDLLLIPLMGICYMLQYMDKLALSQATLFNMRQDLGLRGDQYSWSSAVFYFGYLAWSWPSSYLIVRLPLGKYLAVAVFLWGGILMCHAACKSFGGLMTARFFLGVGEASIAPGFALITGMFYKREEQPARQAAWFIGNSFANVIGGVITYGIGKIQTNGVNSWQLIFLILGAITAAYALLLFAFLPDSPATAVFLRKTEKAIAVQRTLENKTGVMDAGKFKWDQVRMALKDPQTWFLVLYTLCVNFCNGGITSFAAIIITGFGFSTFNALLVQMPIGGAQLVFLVLTSGVATFVRSTRILMMILNTAVSMTGMIMIWKLDDDNRAGKMTGLCFGAVFAANIPLALSLITSNVAGFTKKSVVSALVFIAYCVGNIVGPQFFLASEDPHYPTGIKASMSGLILGIFFLICLYVYYIWENGRRDRLYGSPLQLTGTEELHDELSSKTDREIESFRYVY